Proteins from a genomic interval of Schaalia odontolytica:
- a CDS encoding carbohydrate ABC transporter permease translates to MSTAVSQSDSTSLGARFAQWRKERRLERQSRNVASRQMRGGALVGRYILLVVVAIILVGPLVLPLMAAFKAPGESVFGQGATLLPQQWSLDSFVVLFERTNILGSIRNSAIIAALTVTSNVILSCVGGYMLSRRGWTGRNIMYFVVLSAMIFPFESIMLSLFKMMVNLDLYNTLPGVWMVAMIGPFQILMMRAAFMGIPDEIEDAALIDGAGELRRFWSIFLPQVRGTLTVVGLTSFIGAWSDFIFPLLMLPDPEKQTLMLTLTAIQNSPQGVTYQLVLAGAVVAMVPVVVVFAFSQKFFFRGIEDGGLKF, encoded by the coding sequence ATGAGCACCGCAGTTTCGCAGTCCGATTCAACCTCGCTGGGCGCGCGTTTCGCCCAGTGGCGCAAGGAACGCCGTCTCGAGCGTCAGAGCCGCAACGTCGCATCGCGCCAGATGCGCGGCGGCGCCCTCGTCGGCCGCTACATTCTCCTGGTCGTCGTTGCGATCATTCTGGTCGGCCCCCTAGTGCTCCCGCTCATGGCAGCGTTCAAGGCCCCCGGGGAATCCGTCTTCGGGCAGGGAGCAACGCTGCTGCCGCAGCAGTGGTCGCTGGATTCCTTCGTCGTGCTCTTCGAGCGCACCAACATCCTGGGTTCGATCCGCAACTCGGCGATCATCGCGGCCCTGACCGTCACCTCCAACGTCATCCTGTCCTGCGTGGGTGGCTACATGCTCTCGCGGCGCGGATGGACCGGGCGCAACATCATGTACTTCGTCGTGTTGTCCGCCATGATCTTCCCGTTTGAGTCGATCATGCTCTCCCTGTTCAAGATGATGGTCAACCTCGACCTGTACAACACCCTTCCCGGCGTGTGGATGGTTGCGATGATCGGCCCCTTCCAGATCCTCATGATGCGTGCGGCCTTCATGGGCATCCCCGATGAGATCGAGGATGCGGCGCTCATCGACGGTGCCGGTGAGCTGCGCCGCTTCTGGTCGATCTTCCTGCCCCAGGTGCGCGGCACTCTGACGGTCGTTGGCCTGACCTCGTTCATCGGCGCATGGTCCGACTTCATCTTCCCGCTGCTCATGCTGCCCGATCCCGAGAAGCAGACCCTGATGCTCACGCTCACGGCGATTCAGAATTCGCCCCAGGGCGTCACCTATCAGCTCGTCCTGGCCGGCGCGGTCGTCGCAATGGTTCCCGTCGTCGTGGTCTTTGCCTTCAGCCAGAAGTTCTTCTTCCGCGGCATCGAGGACGGTGGGCTGAAGTTCTGA